A single region of the Brassica rapa cultivar Chiifu-401-42 chromosome A03, CAAS_Brap_v3.01, whole genome shotgun sequence genome encodes:
- the LOC103857470 gene encoding probable serine/threonine-protein kinase DDB_G0280111 → MWKFKPFAQKEPSGLEGRYLEIGSLKVHVRNLIAEGGFSSVYLAQDTNHASKQYALKHIICHDEESLELVMKEISVLKSLKGHPNVVALHAHGILDMGRNKKEALLAMEYCGKSLVEVIENRGAGYFEEKQALSIFRDVCNAVFAMHCQSPRIAHRDLKAENLLLSSDGLWKLCDFGSVSTNHKVFERAEEMGIEEDNIRKHTTPAYRAPEMWDLFRREIISEKVDIWALGCLLFRICYFKSAFDGESKLQVLNGNYRIPESPKYSASVTDLIRDMLQGSPDERPDVTQIWFRVNEQLPANLQKSLPDQPPEMPSADVSPKPASKSSPAPRRSPPPPPSSSGEQASGGPLGAFWATQHAQTSVVSEDNNSNTSKKPNPAATSNRPRVSKDDAFNSFVADFDTAKLDNGNKPGKEEALEAEIERLKDELKQTKSEKAEITAKFEKLSAICRSQRQELQELKQTLASKSASASPSRDLSHNQTSPGMRSVSSTPSRDRAEGSVWDLQQTDRSDWSTGSSDPNSWQPFSDEPKPVLESPSKSVRTKSKPASSAPAPASQGFEPWGFETESFRAAATSSASATQRSASSGNSSQRFGNTKMRENQKAAQPAGWAGF, encoded by the exons ATGTGGAAGTTCAAACCTTTTGCTCAGAAAGAACCTTCGGGTCTCGAAGGCCGGTACCTCGAGATAGGAAGCCTCAAAGTCCACGTAAGAAACCTCATCGCGGAAGGAGGCTTCTCCAGCGTTTACTTAGCTCAAGACACGAACCACGCGTCGAAGCAGTACGCTTTGAAGCACATCATATGCCACGACGAGGAGTCGCTCGAGCTCGTGATGAAAGAGATCTCGGTCCTGAAATCTCTGAAGGGGCATCCGAACGTGGTCGCGCTGCACGCGCACGGTATCTTAGATATGGGGAGGAACAAGAAGGAAGCTCTTTTGGCGATGGAGTATTGCGGGAAGTCTCTTGTGGAAGTGATTGAGAACAGAGGTGCTGGTTACTTTGAAGAGAAACAGGCTCTTTCGATTTTCAGAGATGTGTGTAATGCTGTCTTTGCGATGCATTGTCAGTCCCCACGCATTGCTCACAG AGACTTGAAGGCTGAGAATCTTCTGTTAAGCTCAGATGGACTGTGGAAACTATGCGATTTCGGAAGCGTTTCAACAAATCACAAAGTATTCGAAAGAGCAGAAGAGATGGGAATTGAAGAAGACAATATTAGGAAACACACAACACCAGCATATAGAGCTCCTGAG ATGTGGGATCTCTTTAGAAGGGAGATTATAAGTGAGAAGGTCGATATATGG GCTCTTGGTTGTCTTTTGTTTCGGATATGCTATTTCAAGAGTGCATTTGATGGAGAATCAAAGCTTCAGGTTTTAAACGGGAACTACCGTATACCTGAATCTCCCAAGTACAGTGCCTCTGTTACTGATCTCATTAGAGACATGCTTCAAGGCTCACCTGATGAACGACCAGATGTTACACAGATTTGGTTTCGTGTCAACGAGCAGCTTCCTGCTAATTTACAGAAGTCATTACCTGATCAACCACCTGAAATGCCATCTGCTGACGTTTCACCAAAACCAGCAAGCAAATCTTCTCCGGCACCTCGTAGAAGTCCACCACCGCCACCATCATCATCTGGAGAACAAGCTAGTGGAGGCCCTCTCGGTGCCTTTTGGGCCACTCAGCATGCTCAAACCTCTGTTGTATCAGAAGACAACAATAGTAACACATCTAAAAAGCCTAATCCTGCTGCAACCAGTAACAGGCCAAGAGTGTCAAAGGACGATGCGTTTAACTCGTTTGTTGCTGACTTTGATACGGCGAAGCTCGATAATGGTAATAAACCTGGAAAAGAAGAGGCGTTGGAGGCTGAGATAGAGAGGTTAAAGGATGAGTTGAAGCAAACAAAGTCAGAGAAGGCTGAGATTACGGCTAAGTTTGAAAAGCTTTCTGCTATCTGCAGATCGCAGAGGCAAGAGTTGCAGGAACTCAAGCAAACACTTGCCTCTAAATCTGCGTCAGCCTCACCAAGCAGAGACTTGTCACATAACCAAACATCTCCAGGGATGCGTTCCGTGTCTTCAACTCCATCG AGAGATAGGGCTGAAGGAAGTGTTTGGGATCTTCAGCAAACAGACAGATCTGATTGGTCAACAGGAAGCTCGGATCCAAACTCATGGCAGCCTTTTAGTGATGAACCAAAACCTGTGTTGGAATCTCCATCAAAGTCTGTGAGGACCAAAAGCAAACCGGCTTCTTCAGCTCCTGCTCCAGCAAGCCAAGGTTTTGAGCCATGGGGGTTCGAGACAGAGTCCTTCAGAGCAGCTGCAACGTCTTCAGCGTCTGCAACACAAAGATCCGCA
- the LOC103857469 gene encoding uncharacterized protein LOC103857469 isoform X1, protein MQVYIDFLLTAIRTTDQQVFFLENKSCSVSDDHYLEMGQTLSLEDTIRAEAKSHNNVHLMLVDGMSKLMTRQVENCVSSDFYVGGLKWNIVILQQQDCLYYVLVITDSKCIGSNWKVNCNVKLTIYSATSPFLNHNRWTWFCFDANNTTLLVSIPVKNMQELYTVNDKSVFSAEITNVNPQSLDVGWNPRTMGTAENIKLMEVERNKSKFTWKITHFSTFVSEHHSSYQFTVGPRKWYLRMYPKGTLEGKGNSLSLYLHASDYVTGPNTKTLAVFKLRVLDQLKRNHHEIGQQFWFGSDGQKGEPKFLALEELHKASNGFLVNDQIYIGVEFFYISTTENMI, encoded by the exons ATGCAGGTATACATAGACTTCCTTCTCACTGCAATAAGAACTACCGAtcaacaagttttttttttagagaacAAGAGCTGCAGTGTTTCAGACGACCATTATCTTGAAATGGGTCAAACTTTATCACTTGAAG ACACCATCAGAGCAGAGGCAAAGAGCCACAACAACGTTCACTTAATGTTGGTTGATGGAATGTCTAAGCTAATGACTCGACAAGTTGAGAATTGTGTGTCATCGGATTTCTATGTAGGTGGTCTAAAATG GAACATCGTTATCTTGCAACAGCAGGACTGCCTGTACTATGTTCTGGTTATCACGGACAGCAAGTGTATCGGTTCTAATTGGAAAGTCAATTGCAACGTCAAACTTACCATATACTCTGCTACTTCTCCATTCCTTAACCACAACCGCT GGACTTGGTTTTGTTTCGACGCAAACAATACTACATTATTGGTAAGCATCCCAGTCAAGAACATGCAGGAGTTATATACTGTGAACGACAAATCGGTTTTCTCAGCCGAGATCACAAACGTCAACCCGCAATCCCTCGACGTTGGCTGGAACCCTCGAACCATGGGGACAGCAGAAAACATTAAACTGATGGAGGTGGAGAGGAACAAGTCTAAATTCACTTGGAAGATTACTCACTTTTCCACCTTCGTTAGTGAACATCATTCCTCGTACCAGTTCACGGTTGGACCACGCAAATG GTACCTACGGATGTACCCAAAAGGAACCTTAGAGGGGAAAGGAAATTCATTGTCTTTGTATTTGCATGCGTCCGATTACGTGACTGGTCCAAATACAAAAACATTGGCCGTCTTTAAACTGCGAGTGTTGGACCAACTCAAACGCAATCACCATGAAATAG GCCAGCAGTTCTGGTTTGGCTCTGATGGACAAAAGGGGGAACCCAAGTTTTTGGCGCTGGAGGAACTGCACAAGGCTTCAAACGGATTTTTGGTGAACGATCAGATATATATTGGTGTTGAGTTTTTCTATATCTCCACTACTGAGAATATGATCTGA
- the LOC103857469 gene encoding uncharacterized protein LOC103857469 isoform X2 — translation MGQTLSLEDTIRAEAKSHNNVHLMLVDGMSKLMTRQVENCVSSDFYVGGLKWNIVILQQQDCLYYVLVITDSKCIGSNWKVNCNVKLTIYSATSPFLNHNRWTWFCFDANNTTLLVSIPVKNMQELYTVNDKSVFSAEITNVNPQSLDVGWNPRTMGTAENIKLMEVERNKSKFTWKITHFSTFVSEHHSSYQFTVGPRKWYLRMYPKGTLEGKGNSLSLYLHASDYVTGPNTKTLAVFKLRVLDQLKRNHHEIGQQFWFGSDGQKGEPKFLALEELHKASNGFLVNDQIYIGVEFFYISTTENMI, via the exons ATGGGTCAAACTTTATCACTTGAAG ACACCATCAGAGCAGAGGCAAAGAGCCACAACAACGTTCACTTAATGTTGGTTGATGGAATGTCTAAGCTAATGACTCGACAAGTTGAGAATTGTGTGTCATCGGATTTCTATGTAGGTGGTCTAAAATG GAACATCGTTATCTTGCAACAGCAGGACTGCCTGTACTATGTTCTGGTTATCACGGACAGCAAGTGTATCGGTTCTAATTGGAAAGTCAATTGCAACGTCAAACTTACCATATACTCTGCTACTTCTCCATTCCTTAACCACAACCGCT GGACTTGGTTTTGTTTCGACGCAAACAATACTACATTATTGGTAAGCATCCCAGTCAAGAACATGCAGGAGTTATATACTGTGAACGACAAATCGGTTTTCTCAGCCGAGATCACAAACGTCAACCCGCAATCCCTCGACGTTGGCTGGAACCCTCGAACCATGGGGACAGCAGAAAACATTAAACTGATGGAGGTGGAGAGGAACAAGTCTAAATTCACTTGGAAGATTACTCACTTTTCCACCTTCGTTAGTGAACATCATTCCTCGTACCAGTTCACGGTTGGACCACGCAAATG GTACCTACGGATGTACCCAAAAGGAACCTTAGAGGGGAAAGGAAATTCATTGTCTTTGTATTTGCATGCGTCCGATTACGTGACTGGTCCAAATACAAAAACATTGGCCGTCTTTAAACTGCGAGTGTTGGACCAACTCAAACGCAATCACCATGAAATAG GCCAGCAGTTCTGGTTTGGCTCTGATGGACAAAAGGGGGAACCCAAGTTTTTGGCGCTGGAGGAACTGCACAAGGCTTCAAACGGATTTTTGGTGAACGATCAGATATATATTGGTGTTGAGTTTTTCTATATCTCCACTACTGAGAATATGATCTGA